From a single Thermodesulfobacteriota bacterium genomic region:
- a CDS encoding ABC transporter permease, whose amino-acid sequence MLAFLGRSLIEKLITLFFVSVVSFLIVHLAPGEPGQVDPLNPKFTPEMVERFRAQFHLDEPLPVQYLLYYQDLFQDRLVSWKDSQPVLARIVDRFMNSLPLFVVGTLITWTLSFPVGIRAALHRGGPYDRSTTFLSYLLLSIPGFFFAYLLIILVVTRLGVPVIGRETFGIAGAPAVQIFMDRVWHLVLPSILGATGGIAVLSRYVRSQMLEVAGADYVRTARAKGLPEEVVSYRHALRNALLPFVTMFGLLIPGLLGGSVIIESIFSWPGLGRMAYEAILARDYPVILTVNFISAVLVLFGTLVSDILYSLVDPRIRL is encoded by the coding sequence ATGCTTGCCTTTCTCGGCCGCAGCCTCATCGAAAAGCTCATCACCCTGTTCTTTGTCTCGGTGGTGTCGTTCCTGATCGTCCACCTCGCTCCCGGCGAGCCGGGCCAGGTGGACCCGCTCAACCCCAAGTTCACACCGGAGATGGTGGAGCGGTTCCGGGCCCAGTTCCATCTGGACGAGCCGCTGCCTGTCCAGTATCTCCTGTATTATCAGGATCTGTTTCAGGACCGCCTGGTCTCCTGGAAGGACAGCCAGCCGGTGCTGGCCAGGATTGTCGACCGCTTCATGAACAGCCTGCCCCTCTTTGTGGTAGGCACCCTCATCACCTGGACCCTGTCCTTCCCGGTGGGCATCCGGGCTGCCTTGCACCGGGGTGGCCCCTACGACCGCAGCACCACCTTCCTGAGCTACCTGCTTTTGTCCATCCCCGGCTTCTTCTTCGCCTATCTGCTCATCATCCTGGTGGTGACCCGGCTGGGCGTGCCGGTCATCGGCCGGGAGACCTTTGGGATAGCCGGCGCCCCGGCCGTGCAGATCTTCATGGACCGGGTCTGGCACCTGGTGCTGCCCAGCATCCTGGGCGCCACCGGCGGCATCGCAGTCCTGTCCCGCTACGTGCGCAGCCAGATGCTGGAGGTGGCCGGTGCCGACTACGTGCGCACCGCCCGGGCCAAGGGCCTGCCGGAAGAGGTCGTCTCCTACCGCCACGCCTTGCGCAACGCCCTCCTGCCCTTTGTCACCATGTTCGGCCTGCTCATCCCCGGCCTCCTGGGCGGCTCGGTGATCATCGAGTCGATCTTCTCCTGGCCGGGCCTGGGCCGCATGGCCTACGAGGCGATCCTGGCCCGGGACTACCCGGTGATCCTCACCGTCAACTTCATCTCCGCGGTGCTGGTCCTGTTCGGCACCCTGGTGTCGGATATTCTGTATTCCCTGGTGGATCCGCGGATCCGGCTGTGA